Proteins encoded together in one Amblyomma americanum isolate KBUSLIRL-KWMA chromosome 1, ASM5285725v1, whole genome shotgun sequence window:
- the Grasp65 gene encoding Golgi reassembly-stacking protein 2: MGGSQSSAIPGGGTEGYHVLRVQENSPGHKAGLEAFFDFIVAIGNTRLNQDNDVLKDVLKANIEKPLVMTVYSSKTQTVRDVEIVPSSMWGGHGLLGVSIRFCSFEGANENVWHVLDVSPHSPAEAAGLRPYADYIIGSDSVLHESEDLFTLIDAHEGRPLKLYVYNTDTDGCREVTITPNKSWGGDGCLGCGIGYGYLHRIPTKPVAKTSTWPASNAPAGDGFSSVQLSAPSLVGDPAATLPQTLNALSLNDASTQPTAESPVLASREPAPSVAAEVAESRPPASAPFGSEQDRTGAANAVPLTTPINLPGMPPITVSASLPADALASLGTSSEVSGLREEASAKSAMAAPQHL, from the exons ATGGGCGGATCACAAAGTAGTGCAATTCCTGGAGGTGGTACGGAAGGATATCACGTTCTGCGG GTACAAGAGAATTCTCCCGGACATAAAGCTGGACTGGAAGCTTTCTTTGATTTCATTGTTGCCATTGGAAACACACGCTTG AATCAAGATAATGATGTCCTCAAGGATGTTCTGAAGGCGAACATAGAAAAGCCTCTAGTGATGACAGTGTACAGCAGCAAAACTCAGACAGTGCGGGATGTCGAAATTGTGCCTTCATCCATGTGGGGAGGCCATGGCCTCTTAGGAGTCAGCATTCGCTTCTGCTCTTTTGAAGGAGCCAATGAGAATGTTTGGCACGTGCTG GATGTGAGCCCCCACTCTCCTGCTGAGGCAGCAGGTCTCAGGCCTTACGCTGACTACATCATTGGCTCAGACTCTGTGTTGCACGAG TCTGAAGACTTGTTTACACTTATTGATGCCCATGAAGGCCGGCCACTCAAGCTCTACGTCTACAACACGGACACTGATGGCTGTCGGGAAGTGACTATCACCCCTAACAAGTCTTGGGGTGGCGATGGCTG CCTTGGTTGTGGCATCGGCTATGGCTACCTGCATCGGATTCCAACTAAGCCTGTGGCCAAAACTTCTACATGGCCCGCTAGTAATGCACCTGCAGGAGATGGATTTTCTTCT GTTCAACTGAGTGCACCTAGCCTTGTGGGTGACCCTGCAGCAACATTACCACAGACTTTGAATGCTCTCTCCTTGAATGATGCATCTACTCAGCCAACGGCAGAGTCCCCAGTGCTAGCATCAA GAGAGCCTGCTCCATCTGTGGCAGCTGAAGTCGCTGAGAGCAGACCACCTGCCAGTGCCCCCTTTGGTTCAGAACAGGACCGGACAG GTGCAGCCAATGCTGTGCCCCTGACCACACCAATCAACCTGCCCGGTATGCCGCCAATCACAGTGAGTGCATCGTTGCCAGCTGATGCCCTAGCAAGCCTTGGCACATCGAGTGAAGTTTCAG
- the Cdc6 gene encoding cell division cycle 6, with protein sequence MPYTQSVLQLPVRKSSRCAAKTQQSRRSPSSSKKAVFDENSASQVHRVSKRLFSGDDAACSSDNAAHLSEASQSPKKPKAISSQENLVPLCVSGVDTSLYQKAKQSLTSQSSVRVVGRQQEMETMKDFLHFHLRSRSSSSLYISGAPGTGKTACLSQIILSAKDLFTFKFVFVNCMTLQTSSAIYEKIVTGLGFSASGSNLLDTIRAKLTTKGHPMVIVMDEIDQLDSKNQTVLYSLFELPQLKNSRVILFGIANALDLTDRVLPHLQAYGCQPMLLHFAPYSREEIVAILTDRLSECHAVIHPQAIQFCARKIAACTGDVRKALDICRRAVEVVEGSTKTQQVLVPRPEHGYNLGSPKKAPLKVVSMAHISSVLADVFGSSAMGSKDLNATLPLQQKLLLCTLVVLLKVRKLRDVPLGKLQEVYMRICQKHQCSTDQSDFQSLSTLLESRGLIAVKKHKELRLCKICLRVDEKEVEYVLQDKALLAACLNDSAVL encoded by the exons ATGCCTTACACGCAGTCCGTTCTTCAGCTTCCCGTGCGAAAATCTTCGCGCTGTGCAGCGAAGACTCAGCAAAGTAGGAGGTCTCCTAGTTCAAGCAAGAAGGCCGTTTTTGACGAGAACAGCGCAAGCCAAGTCCATCGAGTTAGCAAAAGGCTCTTCTCCGGCGACGACGCAGCATGTTCCAGTGATAATG CGGCTCATCTTTCCGAAGCATCACAATCGCCGAAGAAGCCTAAAGCGATCTCCAGCCAGGAAAATCTGGTTCCTCTCTGCGTTTCGGGCGTCGACA CGTCTCTGTACCAGAAAGCAAAGCAGAGCCTGACGTCGCAGTCGAGTGTACGTGTTGTTGGGAGGCAACAAGAGATGGAGACAATGAAGGACTTCTTACACTTCCATTTGCGCTCACGCTCGTCTTCCAGTCTATACATTTCAGGCGCTCCGGGCACCGGGAAAACGGCCTGCCTGTCACAAATCATTTTATCTGCGAAG GACCTCTTTACTTTCAAGTTTGTGTTTGTAAACTGCATGACACTACAAACCAGCTCTGCCATATACGAAAAAATTGTCACTGGCCTTGGCTTCTCCGCAAGTGGCAGCAACCTTCTCGACACCATACGCGCAAAGCTTACTACCAAGGGCCATCCCAT GGTCATCGTAATGGATGAAATTGACCAACTTGACAGTAAGAACCAGACTGTGCTGTATTCTCTCTTCGAGCTTCCTCAGCTGAAGAATTCTCGTGTTATACTTTTCG GAATTGCCAATGCTCTGGATCTCACTGATCGTGTACTGCCTCATCTGCAAGCCTACGGCTGTCAGCCAATGCTACTTCACTTTGCGCCTTATTCTAGAGAAGAAATAGTGGCCATACTTACAGACCGTCTTAGTGAG TGCCATGCTGTAATACATCCTCAAGCCATTCAGTTCTGTGCACGGAAAATTGCTGCTTGCACAGgtgatgttcgcaaggccttggATATTTGCAG GCGGGCTGTTGAAGTGGTAGAAGGTTCCACCAAGACCCAGCAAGTGTTGGTTCCACGACCTGAACATG GCTATAATCTGGGCTCTCCAAAGAAGGCACCCCTGAAGGTAGTCAGCATGGCTCACATCTCTTCTGTGCTGGCAGATGTCTTTGGGTCATCAGCAATGGGGAGCAAGGACCTCAATGCCACcctgccattgcagcagaaactGCTGCTCTGCACTCTGGTTGTACTGCTTAAAGTCCGGAAGCTGCGGGACGTCCCCTTGGGAAAG CTCCAGGAGGTGTACATGCGCATCTGCCAGAAGCACCAATGTTCCACAGACCAGTCAGATTTTCAGTCACTGAGCACACTGCTGGAGTCCAGGGGCCTAATCGCTGTCAAGAAGCACAAAGAACTCAGGCTGTGCAAG ATTTGCCTCAGGGTGGATGAGAAAGAAGTGGAATATGTTCTTCAAGACAAAGCTCTTCTAGCAGCATGCCTCAATGATAGTGCTGTGCTGTGA